One segment of Candidatus Abyssobacteria bacterium SURF_5 DNA contains the following:
- a CDS encoding zinc ABC transporter substrate-binding protein, translated as MCRRRLFSTLTAVVVALCFMRPAECEAKLRILTTHTVLKSLAGEVGGEHVSVTSLATGKEDPHAITAKPSYMVDARKADLFIKLGMEMEIGYEQLVIDGSRNSKIRFQQPGYLDASLEALRLEVPQTKVDRSMGDVHPLGNPHYWLDPYNGRRIAKSIADKLEELDPAHASDYQRRCADFEKRLDLAMFGEDLVNRVGGDRLWSLEAAGQLEAFLQKEGLQDSAGGWYRQMRPLRNTEMITYHRSWTYFANRFGLKIVGELEPKPGIPPSPGHLRHIIATAQSGDAEMILMEPYYDRKAADFVAQKTGLRVVEVANAVGGQPGVTDYFTLIGNVIHKLQEVKGREAAQAAQSARQGSGENL; from the coding sequence ATGTGCCGGAGAAGACTTTTTTCGACTTTGACCGCAGTCGTGGTGGCGCTCTGTTTCATGAGGCCGGCCGAATGCGAGGCCAAATTGAGGATACTCACAACGCATACCGTGCTGAAATCGCTCGCCGGGGAAGTCGGCGGCGAACACGTCTCGGTCACTTCGCTTGCCACCGGCAAGGAAGACCCGCATGCGATAACGGCCAAACCAAGCTATATGGTCGACGCGCGCAAAGCCGATCTGTTCATCAAACTTGGCATGGAAATGGAGATAGGATACGAGCAGCTTGTCATCGACGGCTCGCGCAACTCGAAGATCCGGTTTCAGCAGCCGGGCTACCTCGACGCCTCACTCGAGGCGCTCAGACTCGAAGTCCCGCAGACAAAGGTGGATCGCTCGATGGGCGACGTGCATCCGCTGGGAAATCCGCATTACTGGCTCGATCCGTATAATGGTCGCAGGATTGCAAAATCGATAGCGGACAAACTCGAGGAACTCGATCCCGCGCATGCCTCCGATTACCAGCGGCGCTGCGCGGATTTCGAGAAGCGGCTCGATTTGGCGATGTTTGGCGAGGACCTCGTCAATCGGGTCGGCGGCGACCGCCTGTGGTCGCTCGAAGCGGCCGGGCAACTGGAAGCGTTTCTGCAGAAGGAAGGCCTTCAGGATTCCGCCGGCGGGTGGTACCGGCAAATGAGACCATTGAGGAACACGGAGATGATCACGTATCATCGCAGTTGGACGTATTTCGCGAACCGGTTCGGCCTGAAAATTGTCGGCGAGCTCGAGCCCAAACCGGGCATCCCGCCGAGTCCGGGACATCTGCGCCACATCATCGCTACCGCGCAGAGCGGCGACGCCGAGATGATCCTGATGGAGCCGTACTACGATCGTAAAGCCGCGGATTTCGTAGCGCAGAAGACAGGACTGCGCGTGGTGGAAGTGGCTAACGCGGTCGGCGGCCAACCCGGCGTGACCGATTACTTCACGCTCATCGGCAACGTGATCCACAAACTGCAGGAAGTGAAAGGGCGTGAGGCGGCGCAGGCCGCGCAGTCGGCTCGACAAGGCAGCGGAGAAAACTTATGA
- a CDS encoding metal ABC transporter permease has translation MNDTLIFMAAPFAACLILTGIHCYLGLHVVSRGVIFVDLALAQVAALGTTLALLLGYELRSPQAYCCSLGFTFVGAAIFSVGRFRDEKVPQEAIIGIVYAVCSAAAILVLDRAPHGHEAITAMLVGSILYVTWPGILKTFIIYALVGVVHYLLRHKFLQISLDAEEAWRKGLSVRWWDFVFYVTFGFVVTSSVQIAGVLLVFSYLVVPAVCAMLFAQRILSRLLIGWTLGFVASAFGMFASVQWDLPTGASVVTAFGIVLLICAAVAWLMSLGRARCFASLDISKAPD, from the coding sequence ATGAACGACACGCTTATCTTTATGGCGGCCCCGTTCGCCGCATGTCTCATTCTCACCGGCATCCATTGCTATCTGGGGCTCCACGTCGTCAGTCGCGGCGTCATCTTTGTCGATCTCGCGCTGGCGCAGGTGGCGGCGCTCGGAACTACGCTGGCGCTCCTGCTCGGATATGAGTTGAGGAGTCCGCAGGCATACTGCTGCTCGCTCGGATTCACCTTTGTCGGGGCCGCGATTTTTTCGGTCGGGCGGTTCCGTGACGAGAAAGTGCCGCAGGAGGCGATTATCGGGATCGTCTATGCCGTCTGTTCGGCCGCAGCTATCCTTGTGCTCGATCGGGCGCCGCACGGACACGAGGCGATAACCGCGATGCTCGTGGGCAGCATTCTCTATGTCACGTGGCCCGGCATATTGAAGACTTTCATTATTTACGCGCTGGTCGGCGTGGTGCATTATCTTTTGCGGCACAAGTTCCTGCAGATATCGCTGGATGCGGAGGAGGCTTGGCGCAAAGGGCTGTCCGTCAGATGGTGGGATTTCGTTTTCTATGTGACGTTCGGATTTGTCGTGACCAGTTCCGTGCAGATTGCGGGCGTGCTGCTCGTCTTCAGTTATCTCGTTGTGCCCGCCGTCTGCGCAATGTTGTTCGCGCAAAGGATTCTGAGCCGCCTGCTGATCGGGTGGACGCTCGGCTTCGTAGCGAGCGCGTTTGGCATGTTCGCGTCCGTCCAATGGGATCTGCCCACGGGCGCGTCCGTTGTGACGGCGTTCGGGATCGTGTTGCTCATCTGCGCCGCAGTCGCCTGGCTCATGTCTCTCGGACGAGCCAGGTGCTTTGCTTCGCTCGATATATCAAAAGCCCCGGATTAA
- a CDS encoding BON domain-containing protein: MFACLAVFSGASFAQVGPEVKTPEEKGPAAPREEPSPEVPERVEVKPVTRDHEIRERLNDILEATGWFMDLEVRVEDGVVFLEGGTETDDHKEWAADLARRTQDVTAVVNKIEVVEPSVWDFEPALAGLREQWRDVMRGLPFVAFGLLILAVAWGMARLIAITTRRSLGRRQVAPLLRDVIARGAGLVVLLAGLYVVFRVAGLTTIALTVIGGTGLLGIILGIAFRDITENLLASVFLSIQNPFGDGDLIEIAGVTGYVQRMTIRTTILMTLDGNHVQIPNATVYKSTIRNFSSNPNRREDFTVGIGYDDAIPAAQEVALRVLAEHPAVLKSPEPWVLVDGLGKSTVNLRVYFWLDGSRHSWLKVKSSVIRLVKRAFQSAGISMPDEARELIFPRGVPVRLVEPEAVKKEEAAAPHPEYQIPEEPATVTTGAEGGLRSEEGEIREQARHSRTPEGGENLLKPMDTTRKDRP, translated from the coding sequence ATGTTTGCCTGCCTTGCAGTCTTCTCCGGAGCCAGTTTCGCGCAGGTGGGACCGGAAGTAAAGACTCCGGAAGAAAAGGGACCTGCCGCTCCCCGGGAGGAACCGTCACCCGAGGTTCCGGAGAGAGTAGAGGTGAAACCCGTCACCCGCGACCACGAGATACGCGAGCGGCTTAATGACATCCTGGAGGCGACCGGCTGGTTTATGGATCTCGAGGTGCGGGTAGAGGATGGGGTGGTTTTCCTTGAGGGCGGGACGGAGACTGATGACCACAAAGAATGGGCCGCGGACCTGGCGCGCCGCACGCAGGATGTCACAGCGGTGGTCAACAAAATCGAGGTGGTGGAACCATCTGTCTGGGATTTTGAGCCGGCATTGGCTGGGTTGCGCGAACAGTGGCGCGATGTAATGCGAGGACTTCCCTTTGTCGCCTTCGGCTTACTCATTTTGGCTGTCGCATGGGGAATGGCCCGGCTGATTGCCATTACGACCCGGAGGTCTTTGGGCCGCCGGCAGGTCGCCCCCTTGCTGCGCGACGTCATAGCGCGCGGAGCCGGATTGGTTGTCCTCCTCGCAGGCCTGTACGTCGTGTTTCGGGTGGCGGGACTGACCACCATCGCTCTGACGGTTATTGGCGGAACAGGCTTGCTGGGAATCATTCTGGGCATTGCCTTTCGCGACATAACAGAGAACCTGCTGGCCAGCGTCTTCCTGAGTATTCAGAACCCATTCGGTGACGGCGACCTCATCGAAATTGCAGGAGTTACCGGATATGTTCAGCGGATGACCATACGCACTACGATCCTCATGACGCTGGACGGCAATCATGTGCAAATACCCAATGCCACTGTTTATAAGAGCACTATTCGCAATTTCTCGAGCAACCCCAATCGCCGTGAAGACTTCACTGTGGGAATCGGCTATGATGACGCGATTCCAGCCGCACAGGAAGTGGCCCTGAGAGTCTTGGCGGAACATCCGGCGGTTCTGAAGTCCCCGGAGCCATGGGTCCTCGTGGACGGCCTGGGCAAGTCCACGGTAAATCTGCGAGTTTACTTTTGGCTGGATGGAAGCCGGCACAGTTGGCTCAAGGTAAAATCGTCTGTCATTCGCCTGGTGAAACGCGCGTTTCAATCGGCGGGCATCTCCATGCCGGACGAGGCGCGGGAATTGATTTTTCCCCGCGGCGTGCCTGTCCGATTAGTTGAGCCCGAGGCCGTGAAGAAAGAAGAGGCAGCGGCGCCGCACCCGGAGTATCAGATACCTGAAGAGCCCGCAACGGTAACCACCGGCGCCGAAGGGGGATTGCGCAGTGAAGAAGGAGAGATCCGGGAGCAGGCGCGTCATTCCCGAACGCCGGAAGGAGGGGAAAATCTCCTGAAACCGATGGATACAACAAGGAAAGACAGGCCATAG